CATCGGTTGACTGAATTTGGGACATTAGTCTCTCACTATGATCGCTTTATTAGGCTGTCTTTAACTTCCGCTGTGTTACATTATTTGCTCGCTTCGAATAAAGATCAAGCGACAACCTGGTACTGGTATTTTAATGAGTATGGCCATCGCTCCAGCACCAATGAGGATTTGCTTGCGGCGTTGAATGTATGGGTAATGCAGCACCACAACCGATCTATATCGGCCAATACCCTGAAACGGGATTTGGATTGCCTTAAGCTGATGTATACCTCGCACATTAGATACGAAGACGACCCCGAGGATGTTGTAGCGAGCCCTTTGTCCGGGCTGGGCCTGCTCTATGATACGAAGGAAAAGTTTGTGAAGCACAGTCCGGGACTCCAACAAATTGACCTAGATGCGCTTTATTTCGGATTGCTCGACTATTGTCACCAATATCAAGTAGATAGTGTGACATTGGAAGAAATCCAAGTGAAGCCGACGTTATGGGGAAAGCTATTCCATCTGTCTTCAAATCATATACTAGAAGCCTTAGAGTTGCTTCATGCCAACCCTCACTATCCAGTCTCGTTTGTTCGTACTAATCAAATTTACAGCCTAAATATAGATGTGGAAGACGCGTACGCCTTCTTGCGGAAGGCGTACGAACGGAAGGCGGCTTATTAATGCAAGGATTCCGCTCAAGTATTAATCTGCAATTCGACCTACCTAATTCGCAACTGCTGGATCGATACGTATTGTCTTCTTCGCATTGCGAAGTATTTCATGGGATTCTTGAGGGTGTTACTCAGGACACAACACATGCCCACTTATTAATCGGTCCATACGGAACAGGTAAGTCGCTTCTCTCGACGATTGTGTGCCAGTTGCTATCTAAACGATTCTCAGGGGAATGGCAAGAACGTCTTCTCGCTCAGTCAGAGAGGATTGACACGAAGTTAGCTAGTCTGTTGCGCGACTTCGGGAATACAGCGATGACTTATGTACCAGTTATGATCAACGGCAGGACAGGTAGCTTACGTACAATCATTAATCAAGCAATCTTTCGCGCCTTGCAACAGGCGGATATTTCAATTGTAACTCCGAACGAAGCAAGCTCTATATTAAGTACGGTCGATCGCTGGAAAGGTTCGTATCCGGACACCTACATAGCATTTCTGAGCCATTTGGAGCAGCGGAGCTGCCAAGAAGAGGATTGGCGTTTGCAAATCGAAAACTGTCTTGAGGAGCCGATTCGGGACTTTATTGCCTTCTATCCGACGGTTACTTCGGGTACGCCTTGGACAATTGAATATGAGATGTATTTTGTGGAAAATCTTGAGCGACTTTCTGCCGAACTTATGGAAAGAGAGACAGGCTTGTTTATCGTATACGATGAATTTGGCCGATTCCTACAGTCGCTTTGCGGGGCGGATGCACTTCAGAGCATGCAAGACTTGCAGGACTTTGCAGAATTCGTAAACCGGACTCCTAATATGCATTTGTTGGTAGTAGGCCATAAACATATCAGACA
This portion of the Cohnella abietis genome encodes:
- a CDS encoding DUF4007 family protein produces the protein MKFGHHQSFYLRVNWLSKAIKMLKDDPQFFYDEFGFEKIGLGRNMAKSLRYWVLATTVMKEGKDDHQKPIHRLTEFGTLVSHYDRFIRLSLTSAVLHYLLASNKDQATTWYWYFNEYGHRSSTNEDLLAALNVWVMQHHNRSISANTLKRDLDCLKLMYTSHIRYEDDPEDVVASPLSGLGLLYDTKEKFVKHSPGLQQIDLDALYFGLLDYCHQYQVDSVTLEEIQVKPTLWGKLFHLSSNHILEALELLHANPHYPVSFVRTNQIYSLNIDVEDAYAFLRKAYERKAAY